From the Kribbella sp. CA-293567 genome, the window TACGTCGTTCGACAACATCAAGGTCGGCGGCATGGTCAACGTGATGGCCGCCAACTCGAAGAAGTTCTACGACAGCATGCAGGCGACGCCGACGGAGTTTCCGTTGGAGAACCTGCACATGCGTCAGCAGCTGTTCATGGTGGTGTCGGGTGATCCGCTGGCCGCGACGATCACGCTGGACAAGCCGCTCGAGTACGACCTGCCGGTCAACTCGACGTCGGACGGTTCGGACCCGCTCAACGGCTCGGTGTTCCCGTCGAAGGTGTCGCCGATCCTCGACCCGGTCACCGGTGTCGGGATCGAGGACCTGTCCTTCACCCAGGTGATGCCCGGGCTGGACAAGGAATCGGCCAAGCACAACTACGGCAACATGGACCCGGCCGCGGCGATGCACGGCATCGTGCTCAAGTGGGTCAACAACTCCTGGGTCCGCAACGTGCACTCGGAGATGACCGGATCGCACCCGATCGTGACCGAGGCCGCGGCCAACATCTCGGTGATCGACAACCTGCTCGAAGGCTCGTGGAACAAGGGCAAGGGCGGCAACGGCTACTTCCGCGGCTCCCGGGTCTGGGATTCGGTGTACGCCGGGAACACCACGCGCGACCTGCGCCACTTCACGTTCCAGTGGTCGTCCAGCGGCAACGTCGCGATCGCGAACAGCTTCGACTCCGACCTCAACCTGCACGGTGGTTTCGAGCGGAACAACCTGTTCGAGCTGAACGAGGTCACTGTTCCCTACGAGCACAAGTCGGCCAACTGCCAGACCAACTGTGGTGGTGAGGGTGGCTCGGATCCGGACGATTCGGACTGGTACCCGATCTGGTGGGCGGCTGGGAAGAAGGCGGTCAAGTGGTCGGGCTCGTCGGGTGAGAACAACGTGTTCCACAACAACCATCTGCGCAAGCAGTTGGGTGACGAGACGCAGCAGTTCACCGACTACCAGCTGTACTCCGATCGCTCGAAGCTCTACCGATTCGGCTCCGACGGTGGCGAGTTCAAGCATCTGACCGCCGACGGGACGGCGATCAGCGACTGGGCGACGATGGAGGAGCGCGACTACACCGGCGGTAACGGTGTCGATGTCTCCAAGAGTGACGGCGCGCGGTCGATCTTCCTGAAGAGCATTTCGCAGAGCGGGTACGGCGGACCGAACCCGCAACCGTTGCGCCGTACGTGGGGCTGTTCGTGCTGGGACGGCCGCGGCATGGTCAACACGCGCCTGGCCGCTGATCCGGTCAACACCGCGACGGGGTCGTTGACTGAGTACTTCACCGATCTCGCGGTGGCAGGTCCGGGTCGCTCGCTGACTTCGACCAGGACTTACAACAGCCTCGACGAGCATGTCGGTTCGTTCGGGAAGGGCTGGACCTTCGGGTACGACGTGGCGCTCACCAAGAACGCGGACACCTCGATCGACATCCGCAACGGCACTGGCGGCGTCACGAAGTACACGAAGTCGGGCACTGCTTATGTCTCGCCTGACCCCGGTGTCACCGCCAAGCTGACCGACAAGTCCGGCGGCGGCTGGGTGCTGACCAACATCGCCGGCGACACGATGACCTTCAACGCGACCGGTCAGCTCGTCGCCGACCGCGACCCCCAGGGCCGTGGCGTGTCCCTGGCGTACTCCGGCGGCAAGCTCGCCACGATCACGGATGACCTCACGCAGACGTTCACGATCACCTGGAACGGCGCGCTGATCAGCAAGATCACGGCCTCGACGGGCGATGTCGCGGAGTACGGCTACACCGCCGGTCAGCTCACGTCGGTCAAGGGCATCGACGGCAAGACCACGACCTACGGCTACGACGCGACCGTCGGGTTCCTGAACAGCATCACCGACCCGACCGGCGCGGTCAGCGCACGGACGACGTACGACCCGGTCACCAAGCGGGCGATCTCGCAGATCGACGAGTCCGGCGGCACCTGGACGTTCAGCTGGGACGCGGCCTCCGAGACGGCGACGATTACTGACCCGGCGGGTGTGAAGACGCAAGACATCTACCAAGGCAATGTCCTGGTCTCCCATGTCGGCGGCGACGGACGGTCGGAAGACCTGTACTACGGGTCGAACAACCACGTCACGGCCTCTACCAGCCCTGGCCAGGAGCTGACCCGCAGCGAGTACGACACGCGCGGCAACCTGCTCAAGCAGTACCTGCCCACTGGGACGACGGACGCTGCGGGCGCTTTCGAGCAGTGGACCTACGACACCGGCAACCGCGTCACGTCGTACAAGGATGCTGCTGGCAACGAAACGAAGTACGAGTACGACGCGAGCGGCCAGCTGCTGAAGACGACGTTCCCTGACTTGTCGACCACGTCGCAGACCTACACGGCGCTCGGACAGGTTGCCACCAGCACCGATCAGCTCGGCAAGGTCACGACGTTCACCTACAACGCCAAGGGCGACCCGATCAAGGTCGTCAGCCCGGGCGGCGCAGTAGTCACGTCGACCTTCGACGCCAAGCACCGGCGCCTGTCGCAGACCAATCCGCTCGGCAACATCGCGGGCGCGACTCCTGCGGTCATCGAGCAGAACACCGAACACTGGACCTACGACCCCTTCGGCAACGTCCTCACCCACACCGACCAGCTCGACCGGGTGACGACAAAGACTTACGACGCGCTGGGCAGGCTGCTGACCGTCACGGACCGCGGCGGTGGTGTCGCGAAGTACGAATACGACGCGTCCGGTCAGGTCTCAAAGGTCACCGACCCCGAAGGGCGCGTGACGACGAGCGAGTACGACACCGCCGGTCGGCTGGTCACCAACACTGCTCCCGGTGGCGCGAAGACTATCAACATCTATGACGGCGTGACCGGCGAACTGGCCTCGACTGTCGGACCTGAGGGCAATGTCTCCGGCGCCGACGCGGCGACCCGGGAAAAGTACACGGCCCGGTTCACCTACGACGCCGAAGGCCAGCTGACCCACACTTTGGTGTCGGACCCAAATAGTCCGACTAAGAAACTGGCCACCGTTACGACCTATGACGACCAAGGTCGGCCGGTGAAGATCACCAACCCGGACATGAGCACGACCACTACCACGTACGACGTCCTAGGTCAGGTTCTGGAGACAACGGATCCGACCGGGGTGAAGGCATCCCAGACCTACGACAAACTTGGCCGGATTGTCACCAGCACGTCTGCAGGCGTCACGACAACGGCCACCTTCGACAAAGCAGGGCAGCAGACCCGAGTACGAAGCAAGTCAGGCCGCGCGAGCGTCACCGCGTACGACGACGATGGTCAGGTCGTGTCCACGACCGATCCTTTGGGGAAGACCACCTTCTACGAGTACGACGCCAATGGGCAGCAGATCAAGTCGATCGACCCGATAGGACGTGCTGTTGTCACCGCCTACGATCCGGTTGGACAGATAGCGTCGGTCACCGATCCGGCCGGCGGAAAGGCCGCCTACACCTATGACTCGCTCGGTCAGTTGAGCTCGGTCAAGACGGCGACCGGTGCATTAACCACTTATGAGTACGACAAGACGGGCAATCTCACCAAAACCACTACGCCTCGCAATGGCGCCTACGTCAACACCTACGACGCGGCCGGACGTCTAGCTGTCAATGTCACGCCTACCGGTCGTGAGACGCGGATGGCGTACACACCGTCGGGCGCGGTTGCCTCAACGACCTTGCCCGCGGGGTCGGTGTCGTTCACCTATGACAATCTCGGCCGTACGACGAAGGTCGACTACTCCGACAGCACCCCTGATGTCGTCTCGACTTACGACGCTGCAGGCCGTCCGAGGATCGTTACGGCTGGATCTGCATCTACCGCTTACAACTACGACAAGGCTGGACGAGTCACAGGTCTCACTCGTGGTGCTGCGGTCTTCACCTACGCGCGCGACGCTCAGGGCAGACTGTCCAAGCGGACCTATCCAGACGGTCGATCCCAAGCTTTCGCCTACGACACTGACGGGCTCGTCGCGGGCTCGACGCTCAGCGGTGGCTCGATCGCCGCAGCGATCGCGACGGCCTACACCTACGACGCGGCCGGTCACCTGAAGAAGACTGATGCGGGCGGCTTGACCAGCGACCGGACTTACGACGACGCCGGCCAACTCATCAAGATCGAGCATGGCCGCTCCGGCACCGCGCTCATGTCCCAAACGGTTGCCTACGACAACGCGGGCAGACCCACCAAGACCGACACGACCCGCGGGAGCACAGTCAAACGCAGCCTCTACGGCTACGACGCTGCCGGACAACTCACGAGCTTCTGTACGCCGTCGTCGGTCACCGTCACCTGTGATGGTGCACCTAGTACGCAGTACACCTACGACGCCAGCGGCAACCGCAAGACAACCACCGAGGCCACTCCGGGTCAGGCCGACGTAGTCACCACGACAGTCGTAGACGCCGACGACAGGGTCCAGACCGAGACCACCGGAACCAGCGTCACCACCAGTACCTACGACGGCAACGGCTACCTGAAGAACCGTGGCTCGCCGGCCGGCACAGAGGCATTCACCTACCGTCTCGACGGCAACCTCGCCCAGACGACCACCACCGCCGGCACCGTCATCGACTACACCTACGACGAAGCCGGCAACCGCCTCACCTCCAGCGCCGACGGCGCACTGCAGTCCAAGTGGACGTGGGACACCGTCGGCTCGCTCCCGATCCGCATCACCGAAGCCAACAGCGCCGGGACGACGACGCACCAATGGACAAATGACCCGGTCACGGCTCTCGGTGGCGCCTTCATCGACACGGTCGGCGCATCGCCCACCTGGCTACTGGGAGACTTCCAAGGCTCGATCACCGATACAGCCGGTACCAGCGCCGCGCTGACCGGCACTGCCGCTCTCGACCCCTTCGGGGAACAGATCGGCGTACCGACTGGTGACATGTCCGCCAATCCTCTGCGCTTTCACAGCCAGTACAAGGATGCCAAGACTGGTCTCTACGACATCCGCGCCCGCGACTACGACGCAAACCAAGGACGTTTTACCGGCCCAGATCCAGCTCCTGCCGACAGCAAGGCCGGCTTCAGCCAGAACTACGCCTATGGGTCCAATAATCCGCTGATTTTTGCCGACCCATCTGGTGCTTGCCCTTGGTGCGTCGTTGTTGGTGTCGGTGCTCTCGTCGGCGCGGCTGTCGGGGGTGCCGTCGAAGGTGTTAGTTCCTACCGCAGCAGCGGCGGCGACTGGGGCCAGACGTGGAAGGGAGTTGGTAAGGGCGCCCTCCAGGGAGGCCTCGCCGGAGCCGGAGGCGCCGCAGGTTTCCTTCTCGGCGGCCTCGGCGGCGCAGTCATCGGTGCAGGCCTCGGTAATGTCGCAGGTGGGTACGCCAACTCTCTCATCTACGGCACCTCGTATAGCTGGCATGATGCCGGCGCTGACTTCGGTGGTGGAGTCATCGGCGAGTTCGGGGGCCGTCTCACCGGCAAGCTCGCCGGCTATCTCTTCAAGAAGGCCAAAGCCAACGAGTGGATCTCCCACAACATAGTCGGCCCGGTGGCCAAGAAGCTGAGAGGATTGTTCAAGTGCGCGCCGCGCGAGCTGCCGGCGACCGCCACACAGTCACAGTCCTCCTACTCGCAACTTATGCACGCCTCAACACATGGTGTGCAGCCCTATAGGGTTCTCAAGAAGGTGACAGCTGGCCAAGGCGGAGCCATCGAGGCGCATCACCTGATTGAGCAGCGGTTTCTGGCTCAGATGGGCAAGAAACTGGGCACTAATACCAATGAATGGGCAACTGTCGTTCTTACCAGAGCAGAGCACCGGAAGTTCACGAATGCTTGGGCGGCGTTGATCCCGCGTGGCAAGGGCACGCGGACTGCGACAGTGGCCAGCATCGAGGCCGCCGCCAGCACGATCTATGCTAACTATCCGGAGTTCCTCAAGGCCTTGGGTCTGAAGTAGGA encodes:
- a CDS encoding RHS repeat-associated core domain-containing protein, which gives rise to MVGRFRRFALPKIVAIAVAVALLVAGLVKVTPLASAAGTPTLTVAGVALAGSTQPATFKADLTDAAAATGEVTWLVDDKFAAKTPTPPHGYSATYTAGPHKLKARWVINPTTGATAETFANFTVGSTPTQPTLMAGSEPLQGATVNSPFRADLAGVPTSIPGGVTFLLDGALVVKDTSSPFQANITTGAGSHQVKATWVDPSNQQAKEVVASANVQDGPFLSSGGTPLHAGKVNSPFTAVLSNPVGVSGDVTWLLDDSYVGKSTAPPHQFTVTTANGQHKLKARWVVNSGTGATKDVTAVFTVGTMPDFRLAPPVDEEPGPAIENLWATADNRRTPISGVYDWSKAGFGGGTPLPAPSNYRSDAACNLTAAVVQSTYNVIPNDNVDDTNALQAVIDHIRTDCSPTSRIDSMAKVMLPAGKINLSKELHLDADYMLLRGAGVGTGGTQLVFAPDANTRYDKVTKDGSRWDLDAMTSGEANGGWIWPGRGMIRVQSRAVAPKYAEQFAAAAPNRKDLFEGTVNVHWTNGALVGGKAGDTNYSARKGDKVIQLAPGTSFDNIKVGGMVNVMAANSKKFYDSMQATPTEFPLENLHMRQQLFMVVSGDPLAATITLDKPLEYDLPVNSTSDGSDPLNGSVFPSKVSPILDPVTGVGIEDLSFTQVMPGLDKESAKHNYGNMDPAAAMHGIVLKWVNNSWVRNVHSEMTGSHPIVTEAAANISVIDNLLEGSWNKGKGGNGYFRGSRVWDSVYAGNTTRDLRHFTFQWSSSGNVAIANSFDSDLNLHGGFERNNLFELNEVTVPYEHKSANCQTNCGGEGGSDPDDSDWYPIWWAAGKKAVKWSGSSGENNVFHNNHLRKQLGDETQQFTDYQLYSDRSKLYRFGSDGGEFKHLTADGTAISDWATMEERDYTGGNGVDVSKSDGARSIFLKSISQSGYGGPNPQPLRRTWGCSCWDGRGMVNTRLAADPVNTATGSLTEYFTDLAVAGPGRSLTSTRTYNSLDEHVGSFGKGWTFGYDVALTKNADTSIDIRNGTGGVTKYTKSGTAYVSPDPGVTAKLTDKSGGGWVLTNIAGDTMTFNATGQLVADRDPQGRGVSLAYSGGKLATITDDLTQTFTITWNGALISKITASTGDVAEYGYTAGQLTSVKGIDGKTTTYGYDATVGFLNSITDPTGAVSARTTYDPVTKRAISQIDESGGTWTFSWDAASETATITDPAGVKTQDIYQGNVLVSHVGGDGRSEDLYYGSNNHVTASTSPGQELTRSEYDTRGNLLKQYLPTGTTDAAGAFEQWTYDTGNRVTSYKDAAGNETKYEYDASGQLLKTTFPDLSTTSQTYTALGQVATSTDQLGKVTTFTYNAKGDPIKVVSPGGAVVTSTFDAKHRRLSQTNPLGNIAGATPAVIEQNTEHWTYDPFGNVLTHTDQLDRVTTKTYDALGRLLTVTDRGGGVAKYEYDASGQVSKVTDPEGRVTTSEYDTAGRLVTNTAPGGAKTINIYDGVTGELASTVGPEGNVSGADAATREKYTARFTYDAEGQLTHTLVSDPNSPTKKLATVTTYDDQGRPVKITNPDMSTTTTTYDVLGQVLETTDPTGVKASQTYDKLGRIVTSTSAGVTTTATFDKAGQQTRVRSKSGRASVTAYDDDGQVVSTTDPLGKTTFYEYDANGQQIKSIDPIGRAVVTAYDPVGQIASVTDPAGGKAAYTYDSLGQLSSVKTATGALTTYEYDKTGNLTKTTTPRNGAYVNTYDAAGRLAVNVTPTGRETRMAYTPSGAVASTTLPAGSVSFTYDNLGRTTKVDYSDSTPDVVSTYDAAGRPRIVTAGSASTAYNYDKAGRVTGLTRGAAVFTYARDAQGRLSKRTYPDGRSQAFAYDTDGLVAGSTLSGGSIAAAIATAYTYDAAGHLKKTDAGGLTSDRTYDDAGQLIKIEHGRSGTALMSQTVAYDNAGRPTKTDTTRGSTVKRSLYGYDAAGQLTSFCTPSSVTVTCDGAPSTQYTYDASGNRKTTTEATPGQADVVTTTVVDADDRVQTETTGTSVTTSTYDGNGYLKNRGSPAGTEAFTYRLDGNLAQTTTTAGTVIDYTYDEAGNRLTSSADGALQSKWTWDTVGSLPIRITEANSAGTTTHQWTNDPVTALGGAFIDTVGASPTWLLGDFQGSITDTAGTSAALTGTAALDPFGEQIGVPTGDMSANPLRFHSQYKDAKTGLYDIRARDYDANQGRFTGPDPAPADSKAGFSQNYAYGSNNPLIFADPSGACPWCVVVGVGALVGAAVGGAVEGVSSYRSSGGDWGQTWKGVGKGALQGGLAGAGGAAGFLLGGLGGAVIGAGLGNVAGGYANSLIYGTSYSWHDAGADFGGGVIGEFGGRLTGKLAGYLFKKAKANEWISHNIVGPVAKKLRGLFKCAPRELPATATQSQSSYSQLMHASTHGVQPYRVLKKVTAGQGGAIEAHHLIEQRFLAQMGKKLGTNTNEWATVVLTRAEHRKFTNAWAALIPRGKGTRTATVASIEAAASTIYANYPEFLKALGLK